In Deinococcus sp. QL22, the following are encoded in one genomic region:
- a CDS encoding tetratricopeptide repeat protein: MTNPARKGVLSVVPGKAVPDGNAPSGPALPEQPQPPEPAQPVQPPSPAALDWKPFARSGEWRRAQAAAHLLPAGPEVSAALGALVAAQDDVRARKYPGARRALAGYSQALTEGEAAGLVGEVALLRSLVAPEVLGQGVAALEGGSGIADPGELSEVLKPAHSHAMTQAEAYNALGVLHALREEPEAARSAFEDARRTDPGHYRALMNLGNLDLEAGRPAEAEVCYREVLKLAPDYEGAHHNLGVALRRQGKVYESVGSIRRAQRLSVRQSQQETREDMREQFKANPKLRAVRWVLLVAAVLIVLLIFRGAGG, translated from the coding sequence ATGACCAATCCTGCCCGCAAGGGCGTTCTCTCTGTTGTGCCCGGCAAGGCTGTGCCGGACGGTAACGCACCCTCTGGGCCAGCCCTACCGGAGCAGCCCCAGCCCCCGGAGCCAGCCCAACCTGTACAGCCGCCGTCCCCCGCCGCGCTGGACTGGAAACCATTTGCCCGCAGCGGCGAGTGGCGCAGAGCCCAGGCGGCGGCGCATCTGCTGCCCGCCGGACCCGAAGTTTCGGCGGCACTGGGCGCGTTGGTGGCCGCGCAAGACGATGTGCGTGCCCGCAAATATCCGGGGGCGCGGCGGGCACTGGCAGGCTACAGCCAAGCCCTGACGGAAGGCGAGGCCGCAGGCTTGGTGGGAGAAGTGGCGCTGCTGAGATCGCTGGTGGCTCCCGAAGTGCTGGGGCAAGGGGTGGCAGCGCTGGAAGGGGGCAGCGGCATAGCCGATCCGGGCGAACTGAGCGAGGTGCTGAAGCCCGCGCATTCTCACGCCATGACGCAGGCCGAGGCCTATAACGCCCTGGGCGTGCTGCACGCTCTACGCGAGGAACCAGAAGCCGCCCGAAGCGCCTTTGAGGACGCCCGCCGCACCGACCCAGGCCATTACCGGGCGCTGATGAATCTGGGCAATCTGGATCTGGAAGCGGGCCGCCCCGCCGAGGCCGAGGTGTGTTACCGCGAGGTATTGAAGCTGGCCCCCGACTACGAGGGAGCGCACCACAACCTGGGGGTGGCCCTACGGCGACAGGGCAAGGTATACGAATCGGTGGGGTCTATTCGGCGTGCCCAGCGCCTCAGCGTGCGCCAGTCTCAGCAGGAAACGCGGGAAGATATGCGCGAGCAATTTAAGGCCAATCCCAAATTGCGGGCGGTGCGCTGGGTGTTGCTGGTGGCGGCGGTGCTGATCGTGCTGCTGATTTTCCGAGGTGCTGGGGGGTAA
- a CDS encoding MFS transporter, whose product MSKGIHPFRGWDRNGRLGILNGWFIFTGDGFFNVTVVVAGFAARLGAPNAVIGLLPAIAGGGWMLPQLLVAARVRSLPFKLPVYRSAALIRTLSYVSMIGVAALLWHTPALCLTLFVLAMLVNALASGVSGLPFLEVVSKTVPAENRARFFGTRNLYGGLLAFGAGLLVRWILGSGLAFPYDYALIFTLGTIAFSIGYWLFGRLTEPPDPPLPAEGVRAEVRAIPETLRDPHFRAFLSVRLLLAGASMAEPFYAVYALRELQFPAATLGIFVMTLTGVAPLSNVVWQRVAERKGSRRIIRYASVFAGLAPLYALLVGALGWTSWAYLGVFVLSSVAAQGFNLGHTNHLLNIAPAHARSRYIGTLNTLVGAALFAPVLGGLLADAAGYAPVFGLSAAFCAAAWWRCGKLRRDA is encoded by the coding sequence ATGAGCAAGGGCATCCATCCTTTTCGCGGCTGGGATCGCAACGGGCGGCTGGGCATTCTCAACGGCTGGTTTATTTTTACAGGCGACGGGTTTTTCAATGTGACAGTGGTCGTGGCCGGATTCGCGGCGCGGCTGGGCGCACCCAACGCCGTTATTGGGCTGCTGCCCGCCATCGCCGGGGGCGGCTGGATGCTGCCGCAATTGCTGGTGGCGGCGCGCGTTCGCAGCCTGCCGTTCAAGCTGCCCGTATACCGTTCGGCGGCCCTGATTCGTACCCTCAGCTACGTCTCGATGATTGGGGTGGCCGCCCTGCTGTGGCACACGCCCGCGCTGTGCCTCACGCTGTTCGTGCTGGCGATGCTGGTCAATGCACTGGCTTCAGGCGTGTCGGGTCTGCCGTTTTTGGAAGTGGTCAGCAAGACAGTTCCCGCCGAAAACAGGGCACGATTTTTTGGTACACGCAACCTGTACGGCGGGCTGCTGGCCTTTGGTGCGGGGCTGTTGGTGCGCTGGATTCTGGGTTCCGGGCTGGCCTTTCCCTATGATTACGCGCTCATTTTTACCCTCGGCACCATCGCGTTCAGCATCGGCTACTGGCTGTTTGGCCGCCTGACCGAACCGCCCGACCCGCCGCTCCCCGCCGAAGGTGTGCGGGCCGAGGTGCGGGCCATTCCCGAAACCCTGCGCGACCCTCACTTCCGCGCCTTCCTGAGCGTTCGGTTGCTGTTGGCGGGCGCCAGCATGGCCGAACCGTTTTACGCCGTGTACGCTCTGCGTGAGTTGCAGTTTCCAGCGGCCACGCTGGGAATTTTTGTCATGACCCTTACCGGAGTCGCCCCGCTGTCCAATGTCGTGTGGCAGCGCGTGGCAGAGCGCAAAGGCTCGCGCCGAATAATCCGCTATGCCAGCGTCTTTGCCGGACTTGCGCCGCTGTACGCCTTGTTGGTGGGGGCGCTGGGCTGGACTTCCTGGGCCTACCTTGGCGTGTTTGTGCTGTCTAGCGTGGCCGCGCAGGGCTTCAATCTGGGCCATACCAACCATCTGCTGAATATCGCGCCCGCCCATGCCCGAAGCCGCTATATCGGCACCCTGAACACCCTGGTGGGCGCGGCGCTGTTTGCCCCGGTGCTGGGCGGCTTGCTGGCCGACGCTGCCGGATACGCCCCCGTCTTCGGACTCAGTGCAGCCTTCTGTGCGGCGGCCTGGTGGCGCTGTGGCAAACTGCGCCGGGACGCTTGA
- the rsmA gene encoding 16S rRNA (adenine(1518)-N(6)/adenine(1519)-N(6))-dimethyltransferase RsmA, whose product MNNDANPDLPETAPQSSLPLYSPARVRELLTLHGLRPTKSLGQNFLIDGNILRAIAEAGGAAPGVPVLEIGPGLGVLTREVASRGAAVTALEKDERLKPVLADTLAGTGVNVIWGDALDFDYAGLPLGTRVIANLPYYITGVLLSRFMQAPNILSATVLVQKEVAQRLAAKPGQDAYGFLSALAALYGSVKHVRDVPKGAFLPAPDVTSSVVRLDFDRDRPMPDPALVAFVDAALHHRRKTLRNNLRLIGHEGVPVDAAIAGAGLRADVRAEDVALSDLEAVARTLGVVR is encoded by the coding sequence TTGAACAATGACGCCAACCCTGATCTCCCCGAAACAGCCCCCCAGTCTTCCTTACCGCTGTATTCCCCCGCCCGCGTGCGCGAACTGCTGACGCTGCACGGCCTGCGCCCCACCAAAAGCCTCGGCCAGAATTTTTTGATCGACGGCAATATTTTGCGGGCCATTGCCGAGGCGGGCGGGGCCGCGCCCGGCGTGCCTGTGCTGGAAATCGGCCCTGGCCTCGGTGTCCTGACCCGCGAGGTGGCCTCACGCGGGGCAGCGGTGACGGCGCTGGAAAAAGACGAGCGGCTGAAGCCCGTGCTGGCCGACACCCTGGCGGGAACAGGGGTGAACGTGATCTGGGGCGACGCCCTTGATTTCGATTACGCGGGGCTGCCCCTCGGCACCCGCGTTATCGCCAATTTGCCCTACTACATCACGGGTGTGCTGCTGTCACGCTTTATGCAGGCTCCCAACATCCTGTCGGCCACCGTGCTGGTGCAAAAAGAAGTGGCGCAGCGCCTGGCAGCCAAGCCCGGTCAGGACGCCTACGGGTTCCTGAGTGCGTTGGCGGCCCTGTACGGCAGTGTCAAGCACGTGCGCGACGTGCCCAAAGGGGCGTTCCTGCCCGCGCCCGACGTGACCAGCAGCGTGGTGCGCCTCGATTTTGACCGCGACCGGCCCATGCCCGACCCCGCACTGGTGGCTTTTGTCGACGCCGCGCTGCACCACCGCCGCAAAACCCTGCGCAACAATCTGCGTCTGATCGGACACGAGGGTGTGCCTGTAGACGCCGCCATCGCCGGGGCTGGCCTGCGGGCCGACGTGCGGGCCGAAGACGTGGCGCTGAGCGACTTGGAAGCCGTCGCCCGCACGCTAGGCGTGGTACGGTAA
- a CDS encoding chloride channel protein, protein MRSPLPRAVLTRLETGRVVVLSVLLGGLVGGLCILLRLALDELLRLGAQITGYAPPGTPGEGGLLMAFGTALPWGLLALPLVGAAYAWLLPAKSGDPLTQLVRGYHARGQWPGLAIQVRTLAGTLLGYGAGLLVGRDSAFTMVGQLGTRLLGRVTRLDSVEIRTLTLAGAAAALGAVLHAPLAAAVLIAEVLYRRFEFEFEVLMPCVLASVAAYAVYGLAFGFQPLFSIADVQAPSAAQFLEVMGIILAVTLLGWLSLFAFRAIPEQWSDGQLRPVLGAVFGLLTAAVAWAGTAELGNFGTVGTPAVLGDGTGWVQLGASGFLGSEALGGGLWRWLLLALGARIAFGGGVLPSVGIGGVLGAGLGSVLGVDSAVAALVGMVAFVTVTLNVPVAAALLAVAWGGDAILPVALLTAGLAHALSGESGLVPGQARSRAASAVHAGATVPLLPEGVRFIPRRMAGAPATPFDAPKPDDAPDAENMPSPTPAERELYRRGVPPSWRGARLSILSLPPGVEVVGIVRDGTVRLPRPELLLTTDDELVFLARPDAYAALEGVLRLPGA, encoded by the coding sequence ATGCGTTCTCCCCTGCCACGTGCTGTTCTGACCCGCTTGGAGACGGGCCGCGTGGTGGTACTCAGTGTGCTGCTGGGCGGCCTGGTGGGTGGGTTGTGTATCCTGCTGCGGCTGGCGCTAGATGAATTACTGCGGCTGGGCGCACAAATTACCGGATATGCACCTCCCGGTACGCCCGGTGAAGGCGGCCTGCTGATGGCTTTCGGAACGGCCCTGCCCTGGGGATTGCTGGCCCTCCCGCTGGTGGGCGCGGCCTATGCGTGGCTTCTTCCAGCCAAATCTGGCGACCCCCTGACTCAACTGGTGCGCGGCTACCATGCGCGGGGGCAGTGGCCAGGGCTGGCAATCCAGGTTCGCACGCTGGCCGGAACGTTGCTGGGCTACGGCGCGGGCCTGCTGGTGGGACGCGATTCGGCCTTTACGATGGTGGGGCAACTGGGCACGCGTCTGCTGGGCCGGGTCACGCGGCTGGATTCTGTAGAAATTCGGACGCTGACTCTGGCCGGAGCCGCCGCTGCCCTGGGAGCCGTGCTGCACGCGCCCCTCGCCGCCGCTGTCCTGATCGCGGAAGTGCTCTACCGCCGCTTCGAGTTTGAATTTGAGGTACTGATGCCCTGCGTGTTGGCCTCGGTGGCGGCCTACGCGGTGTACGGGCTGGCATTCGGGTTCCAACCCCTCTTCAGCATCGCCGATGTGCAGGCACCGTCGGCAGCCCAGTTTTTAGAGGTCATGGGCATCATCTTGGCGGTCACGCTGCTGGGCTGGTTGTCCTTGTTCGCGTTCCGCGCCATTCCCGAACAGTGGTCGGATGGACAGCTGCGGCCTGTGCTGGGCGCAGTGTTCGGCCTGCTGACCGCTGCGGTAGCTTGGGCAGGTACGGCGGAACTGGGCAACTTCGGCACGGTGGGCACGCCTGCGGTACTGGGCGACGGAACAGGGTGGGTGCAACTGGGCGCGTCCGGCTTTTTGGGCTCAGAGGCGCTGGGCGGCGGACTGTGGCGCTGGCTGCTGCTGGCACTCGGTGCACGAATCGCTTTTGGCGGCGGCGTCTTGCCCTCGGTCGGCATAGGCGGCGTGCTTGGCGCGGGGCTGGGCAGCGTACTGGGCGTGGATTCGGCAGTGGCGGCGCTGGTGGGCATGGTCGCGTTTGTCACGGTCACGCTGAATGTGCCGGTGGCAGCCGCACTGTTGGCGGTGGCGTGGGGCGGCGACGCCATCTTGCCTGTCGCGCTCCTGACCGCAGGATTAGCCCACGCCCTCAGCGGCGAATCTGGGCTGGTGCCGGGGCAGGCACGGTCACGGGCGGCCAGTGCCGTTCATGCCGGGGCCACCGTGCCGCTGTTGCCCGAAGGCGTGCGTTTTATTCCGCGCCGCATGGCCGGAGCGCCTGCCACTCCCTTCGATGCTCCCAAGCCCGACGACGCTCCAGATGCCGAAAATATGCCGTCCCCTACGCCAGCCGAGCGCGAACTGTACCGCCGGGGTGTGCCTCCCAGTTGGCGCGGCGCACGCCTCAGCATCCTGTCGTTGCCGCCAGGCGTAGAAGTCGTGGGCATCGTGCGGGACGGCACTGTGCGCCTGCCCCGCCCGGAACTGCTGCTGACCACCGACGACGAATTGGTGTTTTTGGCTCGCCCCGATGCTTACGCCGCGCTGGAAGGCGTGCTGAGATTGCCAGGAGCCTAG
- a CDS encoding NAD(P)H-hydrate dehydratase, whose amino-acid sequence MEEAGRAVADAVQNTFPAGRVVLLAGGGANGGDALVAARHLAALGREVRVLAAPARHPLTRANRKRLGAVGVRATALSAAAVARESGAAAVIVDGLLGTGFTPPLWPELAEVVAAVNASDLPVVAIDLPTGLDATRADLVGESIQAALTVTLSGLKTALLFGPAAHRAGRVRLANLRLPVGWAQAEAFATRPTRADVARLLPVRFADAHKGTAGRVWVVGGHPGTAGAAALAGVGALRAGAGLVTVYSAAEVPLVMPELMIRRHEDLAGELAKAAAQGLPDAVCIGMGLGPTAPALARLVLGWAGLNGGVPCVLDADALQPELAGLGHDSCVWTPHPGEAARMLGCTTADAARDPLAAARALQERYGGAIILKGGPSVVAHSGGLWVSRGGHPGMGSAGMGDTLAGVVAALLGQGLSAPHAALCAVTLHARAGERAGARHGYGLSASDVSGELGAAWLDMVAVVEGEPPR is encoded by the coding sequence ATGGAAGAAGCGGGGCGGGCCGTAGCCGACGCCGTACAGAACACTTTTCCGGCGGGGCGTGTGGTGCTGCTGGCAGGCGGCGGGGCCAACGGCGGAGACGCGCTGGTGGCCGCACGGCATCTGGCGGCGCTGGGCCGGGAAGTGCGGGTGCTGGCTGCTCCGGCGCGGCATCCCCTGACGCGGGCCAACCGGAAACGGCTGGGCGCGGTGGGCGTGCGCGCAACGGCGCTGAGTGCGGCGGCAGTGGCACGGGAATCTGGGGCAGCGGCGGTGATCGTAGATGGCCTGCTGGGAACAGGCTTTACGCCCCCGCTGTGGCCCGAATTGGCGGAAGTCGTGGCGGCGGTGAATGCATCTGACCTGCCTGTGGTGGCGATAGATTTGCCCACGGGGCTGGACGCTACCCGCGCCGATCTGGTGGGCGAATCCATTCAGGCCGCGCTGACGGTAACCCTGTCGGGCCTGAAAACCGCCCTGCTGTTCGGCCCCGCCGCGCACCGGGCTGGAAGGGTCAGGCTGGCTAATCTGCGTTTACCGGTGGGCTGGGCACAGGCCGAAGCATTTGCCACCCGGCCCACGCGGGCAGACGTGGCGCGATTGTTGCCCGTGCGCTTTGCCGACGCCCACAAAGGCACGGCGGGCCGGGTCTGGGTGGTGGGCGGCCATCCGGGGACAGCGGGCGCGGCAGCATTGGCGGGCGTGGGGGCGCTGCGGGCCGGGGCGGGCCTGGTCACGGTGTATTCGGCGGCAGAGGTGCCCCTGGTGATGCCCGAACTGATGATCCGGCGGCATGAGGATTTGGCGGGTGAATTGGCGAAGGCGGCGGCTCAAGGGTTGCCCGACGCCGTGTGCATCGGCATGGGCCTGGGGCCAACCGCGCCCGCTCTGGCCCGCCTTGTCTTGGGCTGGGCTGGACTGAATGGGGGCGTACCCTGTGTGCTGGACGCCGACGCCCTTCAACCGGAACTCGCAGGATTAGGACATGACAGCTGCGTCTGGACACCGCATCCCGGCGAAGCGGCCCGGATGCTGGGCTGCACGACAGCCGACGCGGCCCGTGACCCATTGGCAGCGGCCCGCGCCCTGCAAGAGCGGTATGGTGGCGCAATAATTCTGAAAGGTGGCCCCAGCGTGGTGGCGCACAGCGGCGGCCTGTGGGTCAGCCGGGGCGGGCATCCCGGCATGGGCAGCGCGGGCATGGGCGACACGTTGGCGGGCGTGGTGGCGGCGCTGCTAGGACAGGGATTAAGTGCGCCACACGCCGCCCTGTGCGCCGTCACCCTGCACGCCAGAGCGGGCGAACGGGCGGGGGCGCGGCATGGCTACGGCCTCAGCGCCAGCGATGTCAGCGGCGAATTGGGCGCGGCTTGGTTGGATATGGTGGCGGTGGTGGAAGGCGAACCCCCCCGTTAG
- a CDS encoding DUF4388 domain-containing protein, translating to MQGLLSDLPLIGVMELINGTRQTGVLEVKSEVPYTVAYVQGEVVAGGILDWMGVDAIHASPMLPDSGTFAFELKPVTGKALGPYDHFMTDWARASDEWTQICAVIGSPSRVFQGNISLFNDMQGRSVRAAARQADLPLFQVAQQVAEALKEGKVDATNRYAWFGLRLRPGGNRASIHPIARALDGEVNLGQLIEQGFALNDVREYLLGELRLGLRFPGSGWVMRDLIWEQYQRRMQGEDSA from the coding sequence ATGCAGGGCCTCCTTTCAGACCTTCCACTCATCGGCGTGATGGAACTCATCAACGGCACCCGTCAAACGGGCGTGCTAGAGGTGAAGTCCGAAGTGCCTTATACCGTCGCCTACGTGCAGGGCGAAGTCGTGGCAGGCGGCATTCTGGACTGGATGGGCGTGGACGCCATTCATGCCAGCCCGATGCTGCCCGACAGCGGCACCTTCGCCTTTGAGCTGAAGCCTGTGACCGGCAAGGCGCTGGGGCCATACGATCACTTTATGACCGACTGGGCGCGGGCCAGCGATGAATGGACGCAGATCTGCGCCGTGATCGGCAGCCCCAGCCGGGTGTTTCAGGGCAACATTTCGCTGTTTAATGACATGCAGGGCCGCAGCGTCCGGGCCGCCGCGAGGCAAGCCGACCTGCCACTGTTTCAGGTGGCGCAGCAGGTTGCCGAAGCCCTCAAAGAAGGCAAAGTAGACGCCACCAACCGCTACGCCTGGTTCGGCCTGCGCCTGCGTCCGGGCGGAAACCGGGCCTCCATCCATCCCATCGCCCGTGCGCTCGACGGCGAGGTCAATTTGGGTCAATTGATCGAACAGGGGTTTGCCCTGAACGACGTGCGCGAATATCTGCTGGGCGAACTGCGACTGGGCCTGCGCTTTCCCGGCAGCGGTTGGGTCATGCGCGACCTGATCTGGGAGCAATACCAGCGGCGCATGCAGGGCGAGGATTCCGCATAA
- a CDS encoding TAXI family TRAP transporter solute-binding subunit produces MKKSIKTVSTLLLLGTAAVAFAQGTTILTIGSGSTTGVYFPVATGMAKMINDAGAGLRANARSTGGSVFNMNALGTGELDIAIAQNDIAFYAYKGTGITAFEGKGNNKIRSMAVLYPEVLHVIARKDSKINSIADLKGKKVVIGDLGSGTEQTARQVLEAYGLKFDDLGQTLRVSPAQGISLMQDKRADALFYTVGVGASAIAQIAQTVDVNVVPVGGNQAASLLKKYPFYVRFNIPAKSYKGVGATVPSVAVQAVMVTSTAVSEDSVYKAMKATFGSEADLKALHPSLGLNYSLEKAVKGLPTPLHPGAVKFFKEKGLNVK; encoded by the coding sequence ATGAAAAAGTCCATCAAGACCGTCTCTACTTTGTTGCTTCTCGGCACCGCCGCTGTGGCCTTTGCACAGGGCACCACCATCCTCACCATCGGGTCGGGCAGCACGACCGGTGTGTACTTTCCTGTCGCCACCGGCATGGCCAAAATGATCAACGATGCAGGCGCAGGTCTGCGTGCCAACGCACGCAGCACCGGCGGCAGCGTGTTCAATATGAACGCCCTCGGCACCGGCGAGCTTGACATCGCCATCGCACAGAACGACATCGCCTTCTATGCCTACAAGGGCACGGGTATCACCGCCTTCGAGGGTAAGGGCAACAACAAGATTCGCAGCATGGCTGTCCTGTACCCCGAAGTGCTGCACGTTATTGCCCGCAAAGATTCCAAGATCAACTCTATTGCCGACCTGAAGGGCAAAAAAGTGGTCATCGGGGATTTGGGTTCGGGCACCGAACAAACCGCCCGCCAAGTGCTGGAAGCCTACGGCCTGAAGTTTGATGACCTGGGCCAAACGCTGCGCGTATCTCCGGCACAGGGCATCAGCCTGATGCAGGACAAGCGGGCCGACGCCCTGTTCTACACGGTGGGCGTGGGCGCGAGCGCCATTGCTCAGATTGCCCAAACAGTTGACGTGAACGTGGTGCCTGTGGGCGGCAACCAAGCTGCCAGCCTGCTTAAGAAGTATCCCTTTTACGTGCGCTTCAACATTCCAGCCAAGTCGTACAAGGGCGTCGGCGCAACCGTGCCCAGCGTGGCGGTTCAGGCCGTGATGGTCACCAGCACCGCCGTCAGCGAAGACTCGGTGTACAAGGCCATGAAAGCCACCTTCGGCAGCGAAGCCGACCTGAAGGCCCTTCACCCCAGCCTCGGCCTGAACTACTCGCTGGAAAAAGCCGTTAAGGGCTTGCCCACGCCCCTGCACCCCGGAGCGGTCAAGTTTTTCAAAGAAAAAGGCCTGAACGTCAAATAA
- a CDS encoding TRAP transporter permease yields MSDPTRPISSNPSLTPPGQEMTEGERRAIEMVEAAETGGRKLFGWQAKMVTVIAVGWCLFQMYAAYVGTIVPTTLRSIHLGFAFALAFMVFPFRKTPGNPQTKVPWGDWVLGSLATAAALYFFVEYSNIANNGGLRADAPLDLIASSALVVMLLLTAWRTLGIAMPLISLAFILFAFMGSRGLIPFIQSPFHNGYTWPQLMGQLATNTEGIFGTAIGVSAQIVFLFVLFGAVFDKLGAGDWFMRVAQSLLGGYRGGAAKASILSSGLNGIISGSAVSNVVTGGNITIGTMIRTGYSREKAGAIEVASSSNGQLMPPVMGAAAFIMAQNLNIEYRSLILAAAIPAFLCYAALLVVSHIEALKLNLKGLPKSELPPVRKTLLEGWYYLVPLGYLIGVLTSNPEANPERVALTTIVIMIVMMFLQEVFWGTKDGRSPARSLMDGGKKLIEAFESGARSMIGIAIATAAAGIIVGIVTITGLGFGLADLVQNVANLFSNEFLRILVVLFMGQLIALILGMGLPTTANYILMSALIVPIIAKIAGLDTSNPAEMLPVHMFVFYFGIMADSTPPVALAAFAAAAISGGDPLKTGIQAFQYELRTALLAYMMFFNPVLLLIAEVDGKATLGAVPWAEAVPMIIFAFIGLVAFSAATLRFLHRKTNPVQFILLLVASFILIIPTSLSWNVGALSMIALVYFWQKAGSRNEPSQPLPAAA; encoded by the coding sequence ATGAGTGACCCCACAAGACCCATCAGCAGCAACCCCAGCCTCACGCCACCCGGACAGGAAATGACCGAAGGCGAACGCCGCGCCATAGAGATGGTGGAAGCCGCCGAGACAGGTGGGCGCAAGCTGTTTGGCTGGCAGGCCAAGATGGTCACGGTCATCGCAGTCGGTTGGTGTCTGTTCCAGATGTACGCCGCTTATGTGGGTACCATCGTGCCGACGACGCTGCGCTCTATTCACCTTGGATTTGCTTTTGCACTGGCCTTTATGGTCTTTCCGTTCAGGAAAACGCCGGGCAATCCTCAAACCAAAGTGCCTTGGGGAGACTGGGTGTTGGGAAGCCTCGCGACGGCTGCAGCACTCTACTTTTTTGTGGAGTATTCCAACATCGCCAACAACGGTGGCCTGCGTGCCGATGCACCCTTAGACCTGATTGCCAGCAGCGCCCTCGTGGTCATGCTGCTGCTCACGGCTTGGCGCACCCTCGGTATCGCCATGCCGCTGATCTCGCTGGCCTTCATCTTGTTCGCCTTCATGGGATCGCGCGGCCTGATTCCGTTTATTCAGAGTCCCTTCCATAACGGCTACACGTGGCCGCAACTGATGGGCCAACTCGCCACCAACACCGAGGGCATTTTCGGCACGGCCATCGGCGTCAGTGCCCAAATCGTATTCCTGTTCGTGTTGTTCGGCGCGGTGTTCGACAAACTGGGCGCAGGCGACTGGTTTATGCGCGTGGCCCAGAGTTTGTTGGGCGGCTACCGGGGCGGCGCGGCCAAAGCCAGCATCCTCAGCAGCGGCCTGAACGGGATTATTTCGGGCAGCGCCGTGTCCAACGTGGTCACGGGTGGCAATATCACCATCGGCACCATGATCCGCACAGGATACAGCCGCGAAAAGGCTGGAGCCATCGAGGTCGCCAGCAGTTCTAACGGCCAACTGATGCCCCCGGTCATGGGTGCGGCGGCTTTCATCATGGCCCAAAACCTGAACATCGAGTACCGCTCCCTGATTTTGGCGGCGGCCATTCCCGCCTTCCTGTGTTACGCGGCGCTGCTGGTGGTGTCTCATATCGAGGCGCTGAAACTGAACCTGAAGGGCCTGCCCAAAAGCGAGTTGCCCCCTGTTCGCAAAACCCTCTTGGAAGGCTGGTATTACCTCGTGCCGCTGGGCTACCTGATCGGCGTGCTGACCTCTAACCCGGAAGCCAACCCGGAGCGCGTGGCCCTCACCACCATCGTCATCATGATCGTGATGATGTTCCTGCAAGAAGTATTCTGGGGCACCAAAGATGGCCGCAGCCCAGCCCGCAGCCTGATGGACGGGGGCAAGAAACTGATCGAAGCGTTTGAAAGCGGCGCACGTTCCATGATCGGCATCGCCATTGCCACCGCTGCCGCCGGAATCATCGTAGGGATCGTGACCATTACGGGCCTCGGCTTCGGGCTGGCCGACCTGGTGCAAAACGTCGCCAACCTGTTCAGCAACGAGTTTCTGCGGATTCTGGTCGTGCTGTTCATGGGCCAATTGATCGCTCTTATTCTGGGCATGGGCCTGCCCACCACCGCCAACTACATCCTCATGAGCGCCCTGATCGTGCCGATTATCGCCAAGATCGCGGGTCTGGATACGAGCAATCCCGCTGAGATGCTCCCCGTACACATGTTCGTGTTCTACTTCGGCATCATGGCCGACAGTACGCCGCCAGTGGCGTTGGCGGCGTTCGCGGCAGCGGCCATTTCGGGCGGCGATCCGCTCAAAACGGGCATTCAGGCCTTCCAGTACGAACTCCGTACCGCGCTCCTGGCCTACATGATGTTCTTCAACCCGGTGCTGCTGCTGATCGCAGAAGTGGACGGCAAGGCCACCCTCGGTGCTGTTCCGTGGGCTGAAGCTGTGCCCATGATCATCTTTGCCTTCATCGGGCTGGTGGCGTTCAGTGCAGCAACCCTGCGCTTCCTGCACCGCAAGACCAACCCTGTTCAGTTTATTTTGCTGCTGGTGGCATCGTTCATTCTGATCATTCCCACCAGCCTGAGCTGGAACGTGGGGGCGCTGAGCATGATCGCCCTCGTGTACTTCTG